A genome region from Pseudoalteromonas tetraodonis includes the following:
- the fdx gene encoding ISC system 2Fe-2S type ferredoxin, translated as MPQIVFLPHPELCPDGAAIEAPAGETVLDIALKNGISIPHACEKSCACTTCHLVIREGFDSLDESDDLEDDMLDKAWGLEPESRLGCQAIIRDEDLVVEIPKYNLNIVNEEH; from the coding sequence TGTCCTGACGGTGCAGCAATAGAAGCGCCCGCTGGCGAAACGGTACTTGATATCGCGCTTAAAAATGGCATTAGCATTCCTCATGCCTGTGAAAAATCATGTGCATGTACAACGTGTCATTTAGTGATCCGTGAAGGTTTTGACTCATTAGATGAAAGTGATGACCTAGAAGATGACATGCTAGATAAAGCATGGGGTTTAGAGCCTGAATCGCGCTTAGGTTGCCAGGCAATTATTAGAGATGAAGACTTAGTGGTTGAAATACCTAAGTACAATCTCAATATCGTTAATGAAGAACACTAG
- a CDS encoding NAD-dependent succinate-semialdehyde dehydrogenase, producing MSDLIFSDSFINGEFYQTNSRFSVDDPATEQSIVDVSDIDEQGVKNAITAAQGAFVKLKATNATERSETLMRWYDLVIKHKKTLATLMTKEQGKPLKESLGEIDYGAGFIKWFAEEAKRSYGDVIPATDNSHRLTSFKQPIGVVAGITPWNFPVAMVTRKVAPAYAAGCSFILKPSEHTPLCAIALAYLADQAGFVKGAFNVLVSQDAKKVGKMLTDSEVVRKFTFTGSTGVGKQLLSQCASTIKRTSMELGGNAPFIIFDNADIDDAIDGLMAAKFRNSGQACVAANRIFIQRNILNDVLEKITPKVAALKVANGFDENADIGPLIYPKAKEKVQQLIKDALDKGATLIGDNSNLGGSFQNPLIVTNVTTQMDIYHEEVFGPVLTVIPFDEESEVLALANDVPYGLAAYFYSQNIKQIYRISEGLEFGMVGVNEGVISNPVAPFGGVKQSGLGREGGHQGLDEYLEEKYVCIKL from the coding sequence TTGAGTGATCTTATTTTTTCAGACTCGTTTATTAACGGTGAATTTTATCAAACCAACTCACGCTTTAGCGTTGATGATCCGGCCACCGAACAAAGTATTGTTGATGTAAGTGATATTGACGAGCAAGGCGTAAAAAATGCCATAACAGCAGCACAAGGCGCTTTTGTAAAATTAAAAGCCACCAATGCGACCGAGCGAAGCGAAACCCTGATGCGTTGGTATGATCTAGTAATAAAGCACAAAAAAACGCTAGCTACACTTATGACTAAAGAGCAGGGAAAACCGCTTAAAGAATCTCTTGGTGAAATAGATTATGGCGCCGGTTTTATTAAATGGTTTGCAGAGGAAGCTAAACGCAGCTACGGCGATGTGATCCCCGCCACCGATAACAGTCATCGTTTAACTAGCTTCAAGCAACCTATTGGCGTGGTAGCAGGTATTACGCCATGGAATTTTCCTGTTGCTATGGTGACTCGAAAAGTCGCGCCGGCTTATGCCGCGGGCTGTAGTTTTATACTCAAGCCTTCTGAGCACACACCATTATGTGCTATCGCTTTAGCTTATTTAGCTGATCAGGCTGGCTTTGTTAAAGGTGCATTTAATGTGCTTGTGTCACAAGATGCCAAAAAGGTTGGCAAAATGCTGACAGACTCAGAGGTGGTACGTAAGTTTACTTTTACTGGCTCTACAGGTGTAGGTAAGCAGTTACTCTCTCAATGTGCATCTACAATAAAGCGTACTTCAATGGAATTGGGGGGAAATGCCCCGTTTATAATATTTGATAATGCTGATATTGACGATGCGATTGATGGATTAATGGCGGCCAAATTTAGAAACTCAGGACAAGCTTGTGTTGCAGCAAATCGTATTTTTATTCAGCGTAATATATTAAATGACGTGCTTGAAAAAATTACACCCAAAGTCGCTGCGCTCAAAGTTGCGAACGGTTTTGATGAAAATGCCGACATAGGGCCGCTTATTTACCCCAAAGCAAAAGAGAAAGTGCAACAACTGATTAAAGACGCTCTTGATAAAGGCGCTACGCTAATTGGAGATAACAGCAATTTAGGTGGCAGTTTTCAAAACCCATTAATAGTCACCAATGTCACTACACAAATGGATATTTATCACGAAGAAGTGTTTGGTCCTGTATTAACGGTGATCCCATTTGATGAAGAAAGCGAAGTACTTGCGCTCGCTAATGACGTCCCTTATGGGTTAGCTGCGTACTTTTATAGCCAAAACATTAAACAAATCTATCGTATAAGCGAAGGGCTAGAGTTTGGCATGGTAGGTGTAAATGAGGGAGTTATATCAAACCCAGTTGCGCCGTTTGGTGGTGTAAAGCAATCAGGTCTTGGTCGTGAAGGCGGGCATCAGGGTTTAGATGAGTACTTAGAAGAAAAATACGTATGTATTAAGCTGTAA
- a CDS encoding methyl-accepting chemotaxis protein, with amino-acid sequence MSRRNQATVDQEVSFGIDEELVSTTDLRGVITYANDSFCKVSGYTINELKGKNHNMVRHPDMPPAAFGDMWSNLKSDTAWRGAVKNRCKDGRYYWVDAFVTPIYENGKKVGYQSVRQQLLPEYKHRAEKLYQRLNNGQSITPLSEKLAAFKLPLFIGCAALIAWLTSYMFWLCLLFVPLPFVIFYEELIRSQSKIKKTKAGPDSVSRHIYSGSDSLSYSDFRIKLLEGKVTTIVGRIIDGTLSLSKGADSLKVCAEAAQAGVEKEASELHQVSSAVEEMVHSIDEVAKNTLVTNQRVQQAHQDCESATQAMSGTMREVSLLATEVDNSASSASELATEAEKIGGIMQEIQGIADQTNLLALNAAIEAARAGEHGRGFSVVADEVRALSSRTHTATEQIQVSISEMQSTLLNWSKTMEAGKHAAETCVKETRNSQDIVSKVYAAITDISDLATQISTAAEEQSMVSQEISRNISNISSASSENLAQAHCVGAESDAIEKHSKALASLGLSFKVG; translated from the coding sequence ATGAGTAGAAGAAATCAAGCAACGGTAGACCAGGAAGTTTCGTTTGGCATTGACGAAGAATTAGTTTCTACAACAGATTTACGAGGGGTTATCACCTATGCAAATGATAGCTTTTGTAAAGTTTCAGGGTATACCATCAATGAGTTAAAAGGGAAAAATCATAATATGGTTCGTCACCCAGATATGCCACCTGCGGCATTTGGTGATATGTGGTCTAATTTAAAAAGCGATACCGCATGGCGAGGAGCTGTAAAAAATAGATGTAAAGATGGGCGTTATTACTGGGTTGATGCATTTGTTACCCCTATTTACGAAAACGGTAAAAAAGTAGGTTATCAATCAGTTCGCCAACAACTCCTTCCAGAATATAAACACCGCGCAGAAAAGCTTTACCAACGTTTAAACAACGGTCAATCAATTACGCCTTTAAGTGAAAAATTAGCTGCATTTAAATTGCCTCTATTTATTGGGTGTGCCGCTTTAATTGCTTGGTTAACAAGTTACATGTTCTGGTTATGTTTGCTGTTTGTTCCTCTGCCTTTTGTTATTTTTTATGAAGAGTTAATTCGCTCGCAAAGCAAAATCAAAAAAACCAAGGCAGGCCCAGATAGCGTATCTCGGCATATTTATTCTGGTAGCGATAGCCTCAGCTATAGTGATTTTCGGATTAAATTACTTGAGGGTAAAGTAACGACCATTGTTGGGCGTATTATTGATGGCACTTTAAGCCTTAGCAAAGGAGCTGATTCGCTTAAAGTTTGTGCTGAAGCTGCGCAGGCTGGCGTTGAAAAAGAAGCATCTGAATTACATCAGGTATCGTCTGCGGTCGAAGAAATGGTGCATTCAATTGACGAGGTAGCAAAAAACACCTTAGTCACTAATCAACGAGTGCAACAAGCTCACCAAGATTGTGAGTCAGCAACGCAAGCCATGTCTGGGACAATGCGAGAGGTGTCGTTACTTGCAACTGAAGTTGATAACTCAGCAAGCTCTGCGAGTGAGTTAGCAACAGAGGCTGAAAAAATTGGTGGTATAATGCAAGAGATACAAGGGATTGCCGATCAAACAAATTTACTTGCACTCAATGCCGCTATTGAGGCTGCGCGTGCTGGTGAACATGGTAGAGGCTTCTCGGTTGTTGCTGATGAGGTACGTGCACTCTCAAGCAGAACGCATACCGCCACAGAGCAAATTCAAGTCTCAATATCTGAAATGCAATCTACGCTACTCAACTGGTCCAAAACAATGGAAGCGGGTAAACACGCTGCTGAAACATGTGTTAAAGAAACCCGTAATAGCCAAGATATCGTCTCAAAAGTCTATGCGGCAATTACAGATATTTCCGATTTAGCAACGCAAATATCAACCGCTGCGGAAGAGCAAAGTATGGTATCGCAAGAAATTAGCCGCAATATTTCCAATATTAGTAGTGCGTCTTCAGAAAATTTAGCCCAAGCGCATTGTGTAGGGGCAGAGTCT